The Vibrio quintilis DNA window CATAAATCTGGTAATAGCGATGATTATTTTCCATGCCGGGGATGACATCAGCGATTGCTTTATAAATTAAGTAACGCCCATCACCGGAAATGATTCGTTGCGTTGGTCCGTATGAAAGTTTGAAGTTTGTCAGATTGCCATCAATGTCGTAATTGATTTTTGTTCGGGTGTTATTTGTAACATCCCAAAGGTAGAGATAGTCGTAGCTGGACGTTGAAGTTTCTAAGGCTGGTCCGTTGTAACCGTAGTAAACATATTTTCCATCTTCGCTGACCGCAATTTTATAACTCACAATCACGCTATCCGGTAAGTTGCCATTGATATCCCGGTTGATTACCTCTGCTTTGCCTGTTTTCAGATCATAAAGATACATTAACTTACCTTTATATCCATCACCATCTAACACCAGAAAACGACCATTGGATGTCATTGATCTGATTTTCATCCGGTTGAACTTTGTCTCATCCATTCCTTCTGGTGCAGGAATGCGGCTGACAGAATTATCCAGTGTATTTTTGACATAATGCCCCCAGGTTCCCTCATCATCATAGTTATGTTTATTGCTGGACTGGAATACGACATATTTGCCTGAATAGGTTGCAAAATGGCTGTATTTATACGCGTTATTAAATTCCATTTGTGAGTTGGTTGTCGCACCGTATAACTCAAATTCTTTTTCGGTTTTACCATCAGTCAAATCCATCGTAGCGTAAGCATGCACACTCGCCAGAATCATTGTTGATAAAAGTAGTCGTTTCATTCGTTGTTCCTTTTTGGAAGATATACCGAATAAAACAGGCGACGTAGTGAGAGAATGATTAAATATGAATTTGGTATATTATTCTGATGAATAATATGTCTGATCAATTATTATAAATATTTGTATAAATAAAAAGCAGATGAGGGGTGAAATCATCTGCTTTTTTGGTTTTGCTTGAGTGAGGCTTTAATTAATAATCATCACTGAAACAGATCTGAGATTCAGTGGTGCCCGGTTTTTGGCGGTAGAGGTAGATTTGGTAATCAGCCGAGGAATTCGGTTCACCCGGTAACAGATGTGCTCCGGAAGATCGCCACTGCATACCATTACCCTTATCCAGAACTTGTAGTCCGTAGCGATAAACTGATTTTTTTGAATCGCTGCCATCAATCATTGAGACGGAACCTTTATGCATCTTATGTTCTGTATAATCATATAGATAGACTTGTTTCTCACAGTTAACTGCGAGCGCTAAGCCATTAGAAGATATTGAGGGATATGCGCAATGTTCAAGTTGATTCCCTTTTTCATCTTTAGTGATGATTTCCCTGTGTAATGTGCTTAAATTAACCCGAACGAGTTTTTGTTGGCCCTGAAGATAGGTGACAAATGTTCCATCGATACTTATCGAAGGCATAGAAACCTGAATGTATTCGTTTGTTTCAGGGTCAAATGAAATTAAGCGACTTTTTCCTGTTGTTCGATCATAAATATAAGTATTTGCATTTTTAATTGTATTGTCTACATCGGAGTTTACAAGAGCATTAGTTTTGTAGACTAAGAAGCGCCCATCGCCCGAGATCCGCCGCTGACCATAATTGGAGATAGAAAAGTTAACACTATTACCATTGACATCTTTATTAATTTTTTTTCGGATATTTTTTTCAACATCCCAAAGGTAAACCTGGTATTGCTGTTGTGAGGAATGCTCTAAAGTCGCACCATAGTAGCTATAATAAACATATTTACCATCTTCACTGACGTGAACCCAGTAGCCAGTAATTACAGCATCAGGAATATTGCCATTGATATCCCTGTTGATAATTTGGGCTTTGCCTGTCTTTAAATCATAAAGATATATCAGCTCGTCTCTGTATCCGCTTTTGTCCATAACCAGAAAGCGGCCATTTGCGGTCATTGTCCGGATTGTCATTTTGCTGAATTTTTCATCATCCATTCCTTCAGGTGCGGGGATGCGGGTGACCGAGCCATCCAGCGTATTCTTGACATAATGCCCCCACTTTCCCTCGCTGTTATAGTTGTTATCATGACTTGAATGAAAAACAACATATTTACCTGAATAGGTTGCGAAGTTGCTGTATTTATATGCGTCATTAAACTCATTTTGTGCATTCGCTGTTGCACCATAAAGTTCGTATTGTTTTTCAGTCACATTATCTGTCAGGTTCATCGCAGCGTAAGCATGCACACTTGCCAGAACCAGTGTTGATAAAAGTAGTTGTTTCATTCGTTGTTCCTTTTTGGAAGATATACCGAATAAAACAGGCGACGTAGTGAGAGAATGATTAAATATGAATTTGGTATATTATTCTGATGAATGATATTTTTGATCAATTATTATAAATATTTGGATAAATAAAAAGCAGATGAGGGGTGAAATCATCTGCTTTGTTGGTTTTGCTTGAGTGAGGCTTTAATTAATAATCATCACTGAAACAGATCTGAGATTCAGTGGTTCCCGGTTTTTGGCGGTAGAGGTAGATTTGGTAATCGGGGTAACTTGGTTCTCCTTCGAGTAAATGAGCATTTTTTGCTTGCCAGTACATCCCGTTACCCTGATCCAATACACGAAGGTAGTTCGTTGAATCTGTTTTAGAGTTGTGCCCATCAACCTCAGAGATTGAGCCTATATGTAATTTTTGCTCTGTATAATCGTATAAATAGGCTTTTTCATCACAAGTAAACGCCAGTGCTAAACCTTTGGTTGAAATAGATGGATAGGAGCAGTGTTTTAATTGTTTCCCCTGATTATCCTGACTTATGATTTCCCGATGAAGACTGCTCAACTCAACCCGGTTGATTTTATCAAATGCCTGAATATATGTAGCGAATTGACCATCAATACTGATTGAGGGCATGGTTGCCTGAATCCATTGATTGGTGTCAGGATCTACAGAAAGTGTATGGCTTTTACCTGTTGTGCGATCATAAAGGTATATTTGCATTTTATTTTTATTGCCATTGACTCTCTCAGCATCAACGTCGGCATTGGATTGGTAAATCAGATAACGCCCATCCCCGGAAATACGCCTTAGCCCATGAGTGTATATTGTCATTGAAAAATCATCACCATGAATATCTTTGTTAATTCTTGTCCGGGTGTTTTGATCTACATCCCAGAGATAAACATGATTCATTTTTGGTGAGGAATGCTCTAAAACCGGACCATTGTATCCGTAATATACGTATTTCCCATCTTCACTGACCAGAACTCTGTAAGTTGGGGCTTGAATATTGGGAATATTGCCATTGATATCCCGGTTAATGAGTTTGGCGACACCGGTTTTAAGGTCGTACAAATATACCATTTCGTCGCTATATCCACCTTTTCTTAAAACTAAAAAGCGACCATTGGCTGTCATCGAGATAACCGCCATTTGTTTGAATTTATCTTCGTCCATGCCTTTGGGAGCCGGAATTCGGGTAATGGAGCCATCTAATGTATTTTTGACATAATATCCCATTTTCCCATCACTATCATAATTGTGGTTGTTTCCCACAAAGAATACGACATATTTCCCCGAATAGGTCGCGAGGCTATTTCTGACAGAAGCATTATGAAACTCTCCCTGAGCATTTGCTGAAGCACCGTAAAGTTCGTATTCTTTTTCAGTACCGCTGTCGGTTAAATCCATCGTAGCGTAAGCATGCACACTCGCCAGAATCATTGTTGATAAAAGTAGTCGTTTCATTCGTTGTTCCTTTTTGGAAGATATACCGAATAAAACAGGCGACGTAGTGAGAGAATGATTAAATATGAATTTGGTATATTATTCTGATGAATAATATGTTTGATCAATTATTATAAATATTTGTATAAATAAAAAGCAGATGATGGTGAAATCATCTGCTTGATTGATCGTAAAACTGGTTTTATGTGATGTGATTAAGACCAGAAGTCTTCTTTTTTCTTCTCATAAGACTGGAATGAAAGCGGGTTGGGCAGATCGGTCAGATAGCCAAAATACAGGCTCGCACCAAGTAACTTGTACTGGTTCAGTTCAGCCTGGCTGGCGACTCTGCCGGCCACCCATTTGGTTTTTTGCTGGCGCAGAAAACGCATGATCGGCAGGAACGCACTGCGATCTTCTTTGGTTGCCATCGGCACTGATATTTTGAGCATGTCCGGTTTCAGGGAGGGCACATACTGTAAATTAGCTGACGGATTGTTGATTTCAATCCAGACCGGGAACGGGTTATCCTCGTCTTTACCCCGGATGAGCTGAACCAGCATTTCCGCATCTTCTTTTGAAACCGTGGAACAATCCAGTTGCAGTGACAGGATGACATGCAAAAAGATCTTCTTGTGGAAACGCGCCACCTGTTCCAGCATGGTTTTTCCTGGTCCCCATAACAGCGCTTCGGCCCGGATTGGCAGCACGACACTGTTAATTAAATCCGGGTGAAAAGTTTCCGTTTGAAATTGTGCCTGACGCAGGGCAATGATCAAACTGAACAGATCCAGACAGTAAGAGAACTCCTCCGATAAATCATACTTGTACACATTATTTTCATCTTCGGATCCATAACGAATCGTCAGATGCTGATATTCAATGTCATCGTCGAAGATGTCCCTGATCGGCTGACATGCATGCTGAATGTCATTTTTCAGAAAAGCATCAAAGATCAACTGATCATCTTCAGTGACGATTTGCTCTTCTATCTGTTTACGCAAAAAGCGATATAGCGATTGATTCGAAGTGAGATTAGCCAAGGTTTCCTACCACATTTATCTGTTTATTTTCGGGAATTTCGTTATATGACAATACCGCCAGTCCTTGCGAGAAAGTTCGCGCATAACGGGCAAGCAACGGCCTGAGCTGCGGCATAACCAACAAAATCGGTGCCAGACCCTGTTGCTTTAATTGTTGCTTAATCAGTGGCAGATTTTGCTGGAACTGGTTGAGAATATTCGGCTCAACCGGGAAACTGTCAAGCAACACACTACCACTGGCCTGGGCCTGTTGCAGTGAGGTGAGTAGCATTTGTTCTAATTCATCGGAAAGTGTATAGACAGGAATTTCCGGTTTTTGGCCGGCGATCATATTGACCAGCGTTCGTTTCAGGGCACAGCGAATATCTGCGGCCAGCAAAATCGGATCCTTGGTATTTTCAGAAGATTCCAGCATGGTATTAGCGATGGTGCGGATATCTTTCAGCGGCACCTGATCCAGCAGTAGCTGACGGAACACTTTCAGCTGTTGCGCCGGGCGCAGGGCTGCATCGAGCGCTTCAGCCAGTTTCGGCGCCTGCGCGGCCAGCCGCTGCTGCATTTCATTGACGTCATCATGATTAAACAGCTCAGACAGATAGGTTTTCATCACCTTACTGATATGCGTGGCAACCACCGTTGAATCATCAACCACCTGATAACCCATATTCAAGGCTTTGGCTTTCTGATCATGCTCGATCCAGACGGCCGGTAAATTATAAGCGGGATCACTGCCCAGAATGCCGTCGATTTCCCCGTAGGTTTCTCCGACAGCAATTGCCATCAGGCGATCCGGCTCGATCGTTCCCTGCTCGACAATTTCACCATTGAGTGCAATGGTGTATTGATTGGGTTTCAGGCTGAGGTTATCCCGGATCCTCACTTCAGGCAGCAGAAATCCGGCTTGTTCTGAGAGGTTTTTACGTACTCCCCGGATCCGCTGTGTCAGCGGGGCGCCCTGATCTTTATTGACGAGGTGAACCAACCGGTAGCCTAATGCCAGCGCCAGCGTATGGACGTGAGGAATATCATCCCAGGACAGCGCGGCTTCGGTCTCCTGCTGCATGGCTTGCGAAATGGCTTCGACTTCCTCTAACTGTTCATCATGCAGCGGATGCTTCATTTGTCGCCATCCGGCAAATGCCAGCACTGCGGTAAAGGTGAAGAACGCCAGATGTGGCATGCCCGGCACCATACCGATCACCAGCATGATACCGGCAACGGTAAACAGAGTCGCCGGTGTTGCCAGTAACTGCCGTTGCATGGTCTCAGCCATGTCATTGTCGCTGTCATTGATCCGGGTCACGATAATCGCGGCCGCAGTCGCCAGTAACAGCGACGGAATCTGAGCCACCAGACCATCACCGATGGTCAGCAATGCAAATGTTTTAAATGCTTCTGAAGCGGGCAGACCGTACTGGAACACCCCGATACTGACACCACCAATGATGTTGATGAACAGGATCATCAGACCGGCAACAGCATCCCCCCGGACAAATTTGGAGGCACCGTCCATCGAACCGTGAAAATCCGCTTCGTTAGCGACTTCCCGGCGACGCTGCCGGGCCGCTTCCTGATCGATCAGTCCGGCGTTGAGGTCCGCATCGATAGCCATCTGTTTGCCGGGCAGGGCGTCCAGCGTAAAGCGGGCTGATACTTCAGAGATCCGCTCGCCACCTTTGGTGATCACGACGAAGTTGATGATCATCAGAATGATGAAGACCACCATACCGACGACATAGTTACCACCGATAACGACTTCACCAAATGCCTGAATGACCTTACCGGCCGCATCGCCACCATTGTGACCTTCTAAAAGTACAATCCGGGTAGAAGCGACGTTCAGCGTCAGACGAAGCAGTGTGGCAATCAGCAGGATGGTCGGAAAAATCGAGAAATCCAGCGGTCTTTTTGCTGTGGTACTGACCAGCAAGACCAGGATTGCCAAAACGATGTTGAAGGTGAATAACGCATCCAGCAGCAATGGTGGCAGAGGCAGAATCACCATTGCTAACACCATCAACAAGACAACAGGAATGCCGAGGTATCCCTTTTTCGAGCTTTGAAGATGTTTTAACCGGTCTAGCATGCTTACAGGTCCTTGATTTTATGACGTTGTTAGTGTTTTAAATTGTCTGGAATTGAAAAACGCGGCAATGGCAGCGGCTTTTCGCCCTGACCATGACGGAATGCTTTGAGTTGCAGCACATAAGTCAGAATATGTGCCACAGCAATATACAGCTGGTTCGGAATTGCCTGCTCAATGGCTGTGGTGTAATACACAGAGCGGGTGAGCGGTGGAGAATGAATGATCTCAACCTGGTGATCCCGCGCGACACGCTGAATATGCATCGCAGTTTCATCAACGCCTTTTGCGACGACAAACGGGGCTTCGGAGATCTCCGGATCATATTTGATTGCAACCGCATAGTGGGTCGGGTTGACGATGACCACATCGGCCTCCGGCACCATTTTATCGATTTTTCTCCGGGCAAACTGTTGCTGAATCTGGCGGATCCGCTGTTTGATCTCAGGACGCCCTTCGTTATTTTTATACTCTTCTTTGAGCTCCTGCTTGGTCATTTTCAGCCCCTTCATGTGTTCCCAGTTTTGATACGGGATGTCAATCACGCCAAAAATCAGCAGGGCAAACCCCATCAGCAGCAGGCCTTCAAACAGAATGCTCATAATCAGGGTCACGCCCTGATCGAGTGGCAGGCGCTGAAGGCCAATCAGCGGCTGTAAATGATTATCAAGATAAACGTAAAGGATGCCGAAGATGACGCTGACCTTGAGTGCCGATTTCACCAGCTCCACGGCTGAACGGGATGAAAAAATACGTTTTACACCGCTGATTGGATTGAGTTTACTCATCTTGGGCAATAAAGAAGCCGGGCGGAACATCCAGCCTCCCAGTATCATACTGCTGGCAACCGTGACGACGATGATGACAATAAACATGGGCATCATCATTTCAATGATGATGCCCAGACTGTTGCCCAGATGTTCAACCATCTGCTGTGGGTTATTCAGATCGCTTCTGGTCAGTGACATATTGAAGCGGAACACACCACTAATGTATTCCCAGATCACCGGCAGCTGGCTGTAAAAATAAATCGCCACAGCCATAAAAATGGTTGCTGTGGTGAACTCTTTTGCCCGGGGAATCTGACCTTCCTGCCGGGCCTTTTTAATTTTCTGGGGCGAAGCCTTCTCGGTTTTATCCTGACTGGATGCCTGATCGCTCATGTTCCCCCCAGCATTAAACGGTCCATATACCTGAGTGTGTCGTGTACCAGTGCCGTATAGCGTCCGGGAACCCCGGAGACAGAAATCAGCACACTAAACAGACCCAGTAACATGGTCATCGGAAAGCCCAGCGCGTAAACGTTCAGGCTCGGGGCTGCCCGGTTCATCACCCCGAAACTGATGTTAGCCAGTAGCATGGAAACGATGGCTGGCAGCGCAAGGGCAAGGGCGGAAGTAAACATCCAGCCAAATACAGAGATGACGCCTTTTAACGATAAAACAGTAATGCCGGAACCGACCGGCCAGACCTGAAAGCTTTGAATCAGAATATCAATGATGAGCAAATGTCCTTCAAGCGCCAGAAACAGCAGGGTACTGAATACAGCGAATAAGCGCCCGAGAACTGCCACCGACTGACCATTGATGGGATCGTTCATCATGGCCATACCCAGACCCATTTGCAGGGAAAGGATCTGGCCCAGCATTGTGAAGATGCCGAATAACATGTGCAGAATCAGGCCGAATAAAATCCCCCAAATCGCCTGTTCAAAGGCAAGAAACAAGGACGTCAGGGACATCAGATCTACCGCCGGCATCGGCGGCATCAGCGGCGCGGTCATGGTGACGATGGACAGCACCAGCAACGAGCGCACCCAGACGGGAATCATGCTATTGCCGAAGAAGGGCATCGATAAAAAAGCGGCCCCCAGGCGGAAAAAGGGCCACCAGAGTTGCCCGAGCAGGCTGGAAATCTGTGCGAAAGAGATTTCCATCAGCCAATCATCCCCGGAATGTTGTGAAACAGATAATCAAACAGGTCCATGATCTTTTGCAGCATCCAGTGACCGGTAAAGATCACCATCAGCAGCGTGACCATCAGACGGGGAAGAAAGCTGAGTGTTTGCTCATTGATTTGGGTGGCTGCCTGAAAAATTGCAATACCAAGACCGACAATCAATCCGGGTACGACCAGCACACCCACCATGGTGATCACAGTCCAGACTGCATTTGATATCAGAGTAACCGTTAATTCAGGTGTCACAGGCAACCTCTCTGCACTATCCGAAACTGGCCGATAATGTACCGACGGTCATTGCCCATCCGTCAACCAGAACGAAAACAACCAGTTTAAAAGGTAAGGAGATAATCAACGGAGACAGCATCATCATCCCCATGGCCATCAAAACACTGGCGACGACCAGATCGATAATCAGAAACGGAATAAACAGCATAAAGCCGATTTGGAATGCTGTTTTCAGCTCGCTGATCACGAAGGCCGGCAGCACAACAGCAAAAGAAATATCTTCGGCTTTTTGATCTACCGGTTCATTAGCGATCCGCAACATCTGTTCCAGTGCATTTTTCTGTGTCTGGGCCAGCATAAAATGCCGTACCGGCTTTTCAGCCGTTTTAAATGCCTGCATCAGGGTGATTTCACCGTCATCGTAGGGTTTGAAGGCATGCTGATAAATATCAGACCAGACCGGGCGCATAATCAGAATGGTTAAAGCCAGCGCAATACCGGCCAGTACCCGGTTTGGCGGGGTTTGTTGCAGTCCCAGCGCTTGTCTGAGAATCGCCAGTACGACAATAATCCGGGTAAAACTGGTTGCCATCAAGATAAAGGCGGGCAGGAAGCTTAATGCTGTCATTAGCAACAAAATTTGCAGCTTAACACTGTATTCCTGATGACTCTCACCATCCGAAACCGTGAAAAGTGTCAGGCCGTTATCGGCTGCAAATGAAGAATGCGCCAGCAAAAGCAGCGCAATCCCCATCATCCAGTACCACAAAAAGGAACGTTGTTTTTCCATCGCCTTTGAAGTCCGTTATGCTTCAACAGATGATAGTGCAGTATCAATCACATCGATCAAACGCAATCCATATTTGTCATTTACAACCACCACTTCTGCGTGACCCAGTAATGAACCATTCACTTTGACATCCAGTGGTTCACCATTCATTTTATCCAGCTCAATCACTGAGCCTTCTCCCGCTTTCATCAGATCGCCCAGCGAAAGCTCTTTACTTGCAACTTCAAGGGTGACGGTGACCGGGATATTTTTAAAAAAATTCAAATCATGTCCGGCATGTTGTTGTACCGGCTCTGCTGATGTTGCAGCAGTGTCGAAGTCTTCAAGCTGAAAGTCATCGAAATTAATGTCTTCGCCATCAATCGTTGTTTTTTCTGCATTATCACTCATGATCGTGTCAGTCATCTTTGAGACTCCTTAGTTGGGTTTAAAGTCAACACGAGTTGCCCTTCCTGCTCAAAAACACGTCCGGAAAACAGGTGTTCATTGCCAATATTTACGGGAACTGTCGACAAAAGTTCAATGGGAAGAATATCGTCAGGTTTTAAGCTCAGAACATCACTTAAAGGCAGTGTTTTCTTGCTGAGAAGCACATTCAGGCGCACGGGGGTTGCTTCTAAAGAACGGTGTAACTGAGGAGAAAGATCCTGAGCCGGATCCAGATTAAGTTCGTTGATCAGCGTCTGAACCAGATTGCTTTCGATGATCAGTGCAAGGTGACCGGCATGATCGCCATATTTGATGGTCGCAACTGCGCGAAGCCCGACATCACTGCCGATCTCACTTTCGCTGACTTCCCACATTTCACCCGGCGCAATCCACTGGCTGACTAATTTACCGATGCGTTCCTGCAATCTGAGATCGCTGGAAGTTAATGTACTTTCCTGCCTTTCTACATCAGCAGCATAAAAGCGGTCTGCCAGTTTGACTAACGTCGTATTTTCTAAACTGACAAATAAAGTACCGCCATCCTGATGTTTAAACTGTGTGACTGAGTGTTTGTCAATGTCTGCTGGTTTCAGCCAGTGTAGTTCGACAAATTCAAGCTTCACATCAATTTGATGGTTTTTAAGCCAGTTCTGTAATTCGGTTGCCAGCTTATTACATGACCCGGAAATAATTGTTTCCAGTTTTTCCCGGATCAAATGTACAGGCTTTCCCAATAACTCCACATTCAGAGGCCGAACCTCCGGAACTGGCGTATTGTTTTTCATTTCCATTTGTATTTTACCGTGCGTTAACAATGGATAAAAGAGTAACTTAATTAAGTGAACTGCAGTTTACACAGAGTTTTTAAAAAGTTTTTACTAAATTTTTGTGTCGGATTATAAGTTTGTGACTTTAGTTCATATGTTGGCGTCAAACATCATTTTAATACTTCAAAAAATAATAGAAAGGGGGTAACTTACTGTTCCAAATAATATAGATAAGTACAAAAGATAATCAGTCAGATATATTTTGTACAATAATATACAAAATTATAAACAAAAATATTCGTAATAACCGATTTCATAAGAACGCCAGGTACATTTTATTTATGGCTGAATTTTATACTCAAACAACCTGAAGATGCAGGTTTCAGTGAGATTTGTCAGGCTCAGAGACAAGGCACTGATTTGTAAACATAGTCATTCTACGTTGAAAATCAGTCACGCCGTATCAAAGCCAGACAAAATCACCCGCAGGGCTTGAGCTGAAAGGCTCATTTCTGTGTCAGGAGAATTTGAAAAGTGGGGACATTCCTGCATTCTCTTTCCTTGAACTGTACCTTTCGGCTACACGCTGAATCATGCATCTTCAGGTTGCCTGGACATAGTGTTGTAATTAGCCGGTTTAGAGCTAATGCTATAGGTATAAGTTATTAATAAATAAAATTAATAATGCCTGGTGTGCTGTTTTTTAAGGTGTGTAGTATGAGGTTATATGCCAGAAAAAAATACGCTGTGGCATATTTATATAATGAAATAATGTCAGGCTGTGGTAAGAAGTACTTTTGTTACTTTTTTGTAAGAATATATTTTGCCATTGCGATTGTATTTTTTTCTAGTTCATGTTTTGCGCTTCAGAATATTAAAATTCCTATGGATTTATCATCATGGGGATATTCTGGAACTCAGGTGAAATGTACATTAAATCACCTGGGTACTTCCTATGGGAAGTTTTATTTCCGCTCTTTACCTAATGACCAGTTATCATTTGAATTTCATTTAAATAAACAATCTCAGCACTGGACCTCTGCAACCTTATCAAAGGTCAGCCCACCGTGGGTTGAGCCTGCTTTAACTGTGCCGGTAACAACGGCTCAGAAAGGCGCTTCCGGACGGTTTTCATTCCGCCGCAATATTAAGTCGTTATTGCAGGATATTGAGCAGGGACAGTGGATTCAGGTGATGTTAAGCGGAAAAGAAACTTCCGCCTCCGAAACTGTCACTATTCCGTTAGTCCGGATTCATCAGGCGCTGAAAAACTTTCAGTCTTGCCGGAGCCGCCTGCCTGCGATGTCTTACCGACAGGCAAGAACGGTAGTGTTGCACTATATCAACGGTCAGCGTCATTTATCTGCCGGTCAGCTGCGGCAGCTGAAAGACATGGTGACTTATATCGATGTCGATTCCCGTATTCAGCACATCCTGATTGATGGTCATACCGATAATGTTGGTTCTTCCATCACGAATCTGAATTTA harbors:
- a CDS encoding TolB family protein; the protein is MKRLLLSTMILASVHAYATMDLTDGKTEKEFELYGATTNSQMEFNNAYKYSHFATYSGKYVVFQSSNKHNYDDEGTWGHYVKNTLDNSVSRIPAPEGMDETKFNRMKIRSMTSNGRFLVLDGDGYKGKLMYLYDLKTGKAEVINRDINGNLPDSVIVSYKIAVSEDGKYVYYGYNGPALETSTSSYDYLYLWDVTNNTRTKINYDIDGNLTNFKLSYGPTQRIISGDGRYLIYKAIADVIPGMENNHRYYQIYVYDRITKKSKLISIDPKTGKTIDASFPSISIDGKYAVFSTVTNRVLKVDLSHDTNVQDIDMQYDGKKLTTCNYPTVSENGTSIAFRCQKQAYYYDAVEQTMHQASISQVDGKVSKDRVIDPTVLDNGSGMYWRSQNGHLLEGEPTAYPDSQIYLYRQKPGTMESHICYSDDY
- a CDS encoding TolB-like translocation protein, with translation MKQLLLSTLVLASVHAYAAMNLTDNVTEKQYELYGATANAQNEFNDAYKYSNFATYSGKYVVFHSSHDNNYNSEGKWGHYVKNTLDGSVTRIPAPEGMDDEKFSKMTIRTMTANGRFLVMDKSGYRDELIYLYDLKTGKAQIINRDINGNIPDAVITGYWVHVSEDGKYVYYSYYGATLEHSSQQQYQVYLWDVEKNIRKKINKDVNGNSVNFSISNYGQRRISGDGRFLVYKTNALVNSDVDNTIKNANTYIYDRTTGKSRLISFDPETNEYIQVSMPSISIDGTFVTYLQGQQKLVRVNLSTLHREIITKDEKGNQLEHCAYPSISSNGLALAVNCEKQVYLYDYTEHKMHKGSVSMIDGSDSKKSVYRYGLQVLDKGNGMQWRSSGAHLLPGEPNSSADYQIYLYRQKPGTTESQICFSDDY
- a CDS encoding TolB-like translocation protein yields the protein MKRLLLSTMILASVHAYATMDLTDSGTEKEYELYGASANAQGEFHNASVRNSLATYSGKYVVFFVGNNHNYDSDGKMGYYVKNTLDGSITRIPAPKGMDEDKFKQMAVISMTANGRFLVLRKGGYSDEMVYLYDLKTGVAKLINRDINGNIPNIQAPTYRVLVSEDGKYVYYGYNGPVLEHSSPKMNHVYLWDVDQNTRTRINKDIHGDDFSMTIYTHGLRRISGDGRYLIYQSNADVDAERVNGNKNKMQIYLYDRTTGKSHTLSVDPDTNQWIQATMPSISIDGQFATYIQAFDKINRVELSSLHREIISQDNQGKQLKHCSYPSISTKGLALAFTCDEKAYLYDYTEQKLHIGSISEVDGHNSKTDSTNYLRVLDQGNGMYWQAKNAHLLEGEPSYPDYQIYLYRQKPGTTESQICFSDDY
- a CDS encoding EAL domain-containing protein, with the protein product MANLTSNQSLYRFLRKQIEEQIVTEDDQLIFDAFLKNDIQHACQPIRDIFDDDIEYQHLTIRYGSEDENNVYKYDLSEEFSYCLDLFSLIIALRQAQFQTETFHPDLINSVVLPIRAEALLWGPGKTMLEQVARFHKKIFLHVILSLQLDCSTVSKEDAEMLVQLIRGKDEDNPFPVWIEINNPSANLQYVPSLKPDMLKISVPMATKEDRSAFLPIMRFLRQQKTKWVAGRVASQAELNQYKLLGASLYFGYLTDLPNPLSFQSYEKKKEDFWS
- the flhA gene encoding flagellar biosynthesis protein FlhA — encoded protein: MLDRLKHLQSSKKGYLGIPVVLLMVLAMVILPLPPLLLDALFTFNIVLAILVLLVSTTAKRPLDFSIFPTILLIATLLRLTLNVASTRIVLLEGHNGGDAAGKVIQAFGEVVIGGNYVVGMVVFIILMIINFVVITKGGERISEVSARFTLDALPGKQMAIDADLNAGLIDQEAARQRRREVANEADFHGSMDGASKFVRGDAVAGLMILFINIIGGVSIGVFQYGLPASEAFKTFALLTIGDGLVAQIPSLLLATAAAIIVTRINDSDNDMAETMQRQLLATPATLFTVAGIMLVIGMVPGMPHLAFFTFTAVLAFAGWRQMKHPLHDEQLEEVEAISQAMQQETEAALSWDDIPHVHTLALALGYRLVHLVNKDQGAPLTQRIRGVRKNLSEQAGFLLPEVRIRDNLSLKPNQYTIALNGEIVEQGTIEPDRLMAIAVGETYGEIDGILGSDPAYNLPAVWIEHDQKAKALNMGYQVVDDSTVVATHISKVMKTYLSELFNHDDVNEMQQRLAAQAPKLAEALDAALRPAQQLKVFRQLLLDQVPLKDIRTIANTMLESSENTKDPILLAADIRCALKRTLVNMIAGQKPEIPVYTLSDELEQMLLTSLQQAQASGSVLLDSFPVEPNILNQFQQNLPLIKQQLKQQGLAPILLVMPQLRPLLARYARTFSQGLAVLSYNEIPENKQINVVGNLG
- the flhB gene encoding flagellar biosynthesis protein FlhB — protein: MSDQASSQDKTEKASPQKIKKARQEGQIPRAKEFTTATIFMAVAIYFYSQLPVIWEYISGVFRFNMSLTRSDLNNPQQMVEHLGNSLGIIIEMMMPMFIVIIVVTVASSMILGGWMFRPASLLPKMSKLNPISGVKRIFSSRSAVELVKSALKVSVIFGILYVYLDNHLQPLIGLQRLPLDQGVTLIMSILFEGLLLMGFALLIFGVIDIPYQNWEHMKGLKMTKQELKEEYKNNEGRPEIKQRIRQIQQQFARRKIDKMVPEADVVIVNPTHYAVAIKYDPEISEAPFVVAKGVDETAMHIQRVARDHQVEIIHSPPLTRSVYYTTAIEQAIPNQLYIAVAHILTYVLQLKAFRHGQGEKPLPLPRFSIPDNLKH
- the fliR gene encoding flagellar biosynthetic protein FliR, which codes for MEISFAQISSLLGQLWWPFFRLGAAFLSMPFFGNSMIPVWVRSLLVLSIVTMTAPLMPPMPAVDLMSLTSLFLAFEQAIWGILFGLILHMLFGIFTMLGQILSLQMGLGMAMMNDPINGQSVAVLGRLFAVFSTLLFLALEGHLLIIDILIQSFQVWPVGSGITVLSLKGVISVFGWMFTSALALALPAIVSMLLANISFGVMNRAAPSLNVYALGFPMTMLLGLFSVLISVSGVPGRYTALVHDTLRYMDRLMLGGT
- the fliQ gene encoding flagellar biosynthesis protein FliQ, encoding MTPELTVTLISNAVWTVITMVGVLVVPGLIVGLGIAIFQAATQINEQTLSFLPRLMVTLLMVIFTGHWMLQKIMDLFDYLFHNIPGMIG